A single window of Lutzomyia longipalpis isolate SR_M1_2022 chromosome 1, ASM2433408v1 DNA harbors:
- the LOC129785910 gene encoding stromal cell-derived factor 2: MTKSLEAIFYLVLTALVCNFAGTEAARAKYVTCGSVLKLLNVAYQMRLHSHDVKYGTGSGQQSVTATEIQEDVNSHWVIKSKTGRHCERGAPISCGDIIRLQHVTTKKNLHSHHFSSPLSGNQEVSCYGDDHGEGDTGDHWEVICSGDHWHRDTAVKLKHVDTDMYLAVSGRTFGRPINGQMEVMAMTQPRGEGDWKAAEGIYIHGNELKEHSHAHTEL, from the exons ATGACAAAGTCTCTAGAGGCAATTTTCTACTTAGTTCTTACCGCCTTAGTCTGTAATTTCGCTGGAACCGAAG CTGCTAGAGCCAAGTACGTTACCTGTGGATCAGTCCTCAAGCTCCTCAATGTTGCCTACCAAATGAGATTGCATTCGCACGATGTGAAATATGGAACGGGATCGGGGCAGCAGTCTGTGACAGCAACGGAGATTCAGGAGGATGTCAATAGTCACTGGGTTATCAAGTCCAAAACAGGGCGCCACTGCGAACGGGGAGCCCCAATTTCGTGCGGAGACATTATTCGATTGCAACACGTAACGACGAAGAAGAATCTGCATTCACATCACTTTTCCAGCCCACTTAGCGGGAATCAGGAAGTGTCTTGCTACGGGGATGATCACG GTGAAGGAGACACTGGAGATCATTGGGAGGTGATTTGTTCAGGTGATCACTGGCACCGAGATACTGCTGTGAAACTGAAACACGTGGATACAGACATGTACCTCGCCGTTTCCGGACGTACATTTGGGCGACCAATTAATGGGCAAATGGAGGTGATGGCTATGACCCAGCCCCGCGGGGAAGGTGACTGGAAGGCAGCGGAAGGTATTTACATTCATGGCAATGAGCTCAAAGAACATTCTCATGCCCATACAGAACTGTAA